A window from Pseudomonas frederiksbergensis encodes these proteins:
- a CDS encoding cyclase family protein, producing MLNRLALPFALLFTLNAAHAADAEKWYPSKYGANDEIGALNLLNAESVINASKLIKTGKTYPLAVPIDKTLPAFRHRSFNLTNIQPGEAGGTTMGPNKFTFNDELVVGWTGVGTQLNGIGHIGIDYVYYNGNRAADFVTVEGVKKLGLEKVPPIVTRGVVLDMTAVYGAPIVPEKTEFSVADIQKALDLQGIAIQKGDVVLFNTGWLELLGKDNKKFLAVEPGIGMEAAKWLVDKQIVAFGGDTWASEIYPAKDGQEFPVNQYMLAKNGIYNLELIDSRALVKDKAWEFMFVLGQPLYTGSTQVNINPVAIR from the coding sequence ATGCTGAATCGATTGGCACTGCCGTTTGCCCTGTTGTTCACCCTCAATGCCGCCCACGCTGCGGATGCCGAGAAATGGTACCCCTCCAAATACGGCGCCAACGATGAAATCGGCGCGCTGAACCTGCTCAACGCCGAGTCGGTGATCAATGCCTCGAAACTGATCAAAACCGGCAAAACCTACCCCTTGGCCGTGCCCATCGACAAAACGTTGCCAGCGTTCCGTCATCGCAGCTTCAACCTGACCAACATCCAGCCGGGCGAAGCCGGTGGCACGACCATGGGCCCGAACAAATTCACCTTCAACGATGAACTGGTCGTGGGCTGGACCGGCGTCGGCACCCAGCTCAACGGCATCGGCCATATCGGTATCGATTACGTCTATTACAACGGCAACCGCGCCGCCGATTTCGTCACCGTGGAAGGCGTGAAAAAACTCGGCCTGGAGAAGGTCCCGCCCATCGTCACCCGCGGTGTGGTGCTGGACATGACCGCCGTGTACGGCGCGCCGATCGTGCCGGAGAAAACCGAGTTCAGCGTCGCTGATATCCAGAAGGCCCTGGATCTGCAAGGCATCGCCATCCAGAAAGGCGATGTGGTGCTGTTCAACACCGGTTGGCTGGAGCTGCTGGGCAAGGACAACAAGAAATTCCTCGCCGTGGAGCCGGGCATCGGCATGGAAGCGGCCAAATGGCTGGTGGACAAGCAGATCGTCGCCTTCGGCGGTGATACCTGGGCGTCGGAGATCTACCCGGCCAAAGACGGCCAGGAATTCCCGGTCAACCAATACATGCTGGCCAAAAACGGCATCTACAACCTTGAGTTGATCGACAGCCGGGCACTGGTGAAAGACAAGGCGTGGGAGTTCATGTTTGTCCTCGGCCAGCCGCTGTACACGGGCTCGACCCAGGTCAACATCAACCCGGTCGCCATTCGCTGA
- a CDS encoding LysR family transcriptional regulator, with the protein MTPSLNSIMSRLHIKQLRLLIALDEHGSLLGAAKQVALTQPGASKALQEIETTFGTSLFTRTNRGLEPNDAGRSVIRYARLIQTDLAHLREEIIGIMSGEGGRVSVGTIMGAVPLLTTAISRVIADHPKLSIEIVEDTSAALLSQLDAGRLDLAICRTTISTTPYLYESATFVEETLAVIASTQHPFAYARQLSLKDLVDYRWVVYRANMPMRLLLEREFHEADLRFPVHLLETTSAFATLSLLQENPTLVALVSTDVAKFCSGYGFTTTLPLPITSRSEPYELVSRKGVPDSPAARLLREALLSPG; encoded by the coding sequence ATGACGCCCTCACTCAATTCGATCATGTCCCGCCTGCACATCAAGCAGCTGCGCTTGTTGATAGCCCTTGATGAACACGGCTCCTTGCTGGGCGCGGCCAAACAGGTTGCGCTGACCCAGCCCGGCGCGAGTAAAGCCCTGCAAGAAATTGAAACGACGTTCGGTACCTCGTTGTTCACCCGCACTAACCGCGGGCTTGAGCCGAACGATGCCGGACGCTCGGTCATTCGTTACGCCCGCTTGATCCAGACCGACCTCGCACACCTGCGCGAAGAGATCATCGGCATCATGAGCGGCGAGGGCGGACGGGTGTCCGTCGGCACCATCATGGGCGCCGTCCCACTGCTGACCACCGCGATCAGCCGGGTAATTGCCGACCACCCGAAGCTGTCCATCGAGATCGTCGAAGACACCAGCGCCGCACTGCTCAGCCAACTTGACGCCGGGCGCCTGGACCTTGCGATCTGCCGCACGACCATCAGCACCACGCCCTACTTGTATGAGAGCGCCACCTTCGTCGAAGAAACCCTGGCGGTGATCGCCAGCACTCAGCATCCATTCGCCTATGCCCGGCAGCTATCGCTGAAGGACCTCGTGGATTACCGCTGGGTCGTCTATCGCGCCAACATGCCGATGCGTTTGCTGCTGGAGCGCGAGTTTCACGAAGCCGACCTGCGTTTCCCGGTGCATCTGCTGGAAACCACATCGGCGTTTGCCACTTTGTCGCTGCTTCAGGAAAACCCGACCCTCGTCGCGTTGGTGTCGACCGACGTGGCGAAGTTCTGCTCCGGCTACGGTTTCACCACCACGCTGCCGCTGCCCATCACCTCGCGCAGCGAACCGTATGAGCTGGTTTCGCGCAAAGGCGTGCCGGACTCGCCGGCAGCCAGGCTGCTGCGAGAAGCCTTGTTGAGTCCCGGATGA
- a CDS encoding iron-containing alcohol dehydrogenase yields MSLINYVTKIQFGYDSLQHLAAEAGRAGITRPLIVTDIGVRNAGIVDKVIAALGARLPPSIFDATPSNPNEHAVREAVAHYHLGECNGIIAVGGGSSIDLAKGVAVCATHDGPLHSFAVIEGGLDRITSATAPLIAIPTTAGTGSEVGRGAILILDDGRKVGVISPYVVPRVAICDPELTLGLPPMLTAATGMDAIAHCIETFMAPAFNPAADGIALDGLWRAWEHIERATAEPGDREARMNMMSASMQGALAFQKGLGCVHSLSHALGGINPKLHHGTLNAIFLPAVVDFNANAPTVRDERKLERLRHAMGLEAGANIGTAIEDMTRRLGLPTRLSEIGVDESLFAGIVEGALHDHSHKTNPREASSADYLSMLEQSL; encoded by the coding sequence ATGTCCCTCATCAATTACGTCACCAAGATCCAGTTCGGCTACGACAGCCTGCAGCATCTGGCCGCCGAAGCCGGGCGCGCGGGCATTACCCGGCCGCTGATTGTTACCGACATCGGCGTGCGCAATGCCGGCATCGTCGACAAGGTCATCGCGGCCCTCGGCGCCAGACTGCCTCCTTCGATTTTCGACGCCACCCCATCTAACCCCAACGAACACGCGGTACGTGAAGCCGTGGCGCACTATCACCTCGGCGAGTGCAACGGCATCATCGCGGTCGGCGGCGGTTCTTCCATCGATCTGGCCAAAGGCGTCGCTGTCTGCGCCACGCACGACGGCCCCCTGCACAGCTTTGCGGTGATCGAGGGCGGGCTGGATCGCATCACCTCTGCCACCGCGCCGCTGATCGCCATTCCCACCACCGCGGGCACTGGCAGCGAAGTCGGCCGAGGCGCCATCCTGATCCTCGACGATGGTCGTAAAGTGGGCGTAATCTCACCTTACGTAGTGCCTCGCGTGGCCATCTGCGACCCGGAACTGACCCTGGGCCTGCCACCGATGCTGACCGCCGCCACCGGCATGGACGCGATCGCTCATTGCATCGAGACGTTCATGGCGCCGGCCTTCAATCCGGCGGCGGATGGCATCGCCCTCGACGGCCTGTGGCGTGCCTGGGAACACATCGAGCGCGCCACCGCCGAACCCGGTGATCGCGAAGCGCGAATGAACATGATGAGCGCGTCGATGCAGGGCGCACTCGCTTTTCAGAAGGGATTGGGCTGCGTGCACAGCCTGTCCCACGCCTTGGGCGGCATCAATCCGAAGCTGCACCACGGCACTTTGAACGCCATCTTTCTGCCAGCGGTCGTGGACTTCAACGCCAACGCCCCGACCGTTCGCGACGAACGCAAGCTCGAACGCCTGCGCCATGCCATGGGCCTCGAGGCCGGCGCCAATATCGGCACAGCCATTGAGGACATGACCCGCCGCCTGGGCCTGCCGACCCGCCTCAGCGAAATCGGCGTCGATGAAAGCCTGTTTGCCGGCATCGTCGAAGGCGCCTTGCACGATCACAGCCACAAGACCAACCCCCGCGAAGCATCGTCCGCGGACTACCTGTCGATGCTTGAGCAGTCGTTGTAA
- a CDS encoding enoyl-CoA hydratase-related protein, with protein sequence MKPTVLIDRQDSLATVTLSHPGKMNALTLSMWQDLGDAMTVLSADASVRCVILRGAGEQAFAAGADVSEFPSVRANLAQAREYAEVTSAAMRAVVDCPHPVIAMIHGVCVGGGLEIAALCDLRICGTSSRFGAPVGKLGLVMSYDEMAGLVALAGRSTTLEILLEGRILDANDAYVKNLVTRVVPDAEVESETLATARRIAVGAPLVARWHRQAARQLEAGVAPNVEQIDASYFCYDTEDFQIGLSAFIEKAKPQFKGK encoded by the coding sequence ATGAAGCCCACCGTCCTTATCGACCGGCAAGACAGCCTTGCCACCGTCACCCTCAGCCACCCAGGGAAAATGAACGCCCTGACCTTGTCCATGTGGCAGGACCTGGGTGATGCCATGACCGTGTTGTCCGCCGACGCCAGTGTGCGCTGCGTCATATTGCGCGGTGCCGGCGAACAAGCCTTCGCCGCTGGCGCCGATGTCAGCGAGTTCCCGAGCGTGCGCGCCAACCTGGCTCAAGCCCGGGAATATGCCGAAGTGACCTCGGCGGCCATGCGCGCGGTTGTCGACTGCCCGCACCCGGTGATCGCGATGATCCATGGCGTGTGTGTCGGCGGCGGCCTGGAAATCGCCGCACTCTGCGACCTGCGTATCTGCGGCACCTCCAGTCGTTTCGGCGCGCCGGTCGGCAAGTTGGGGCTGGTCATGTCGTATGACGAAATGGCCGGTCTGGTGGCGCTGGCCGGGCGCTCGACCACCCTGGAAATTCTGCTTGAGGGTCGCATTCTCGACGCCAACGACGCCTACGTGAAAAACCTCGTGACCCGCGTCGTACCCGATGCCGAGGTCGAGTCCGAAACCCTCGCCACCGCCCGGCGCATCGCCGTTGGAGCCCCCCTCGTCGCCCGCTGGCATCGCCAGGCTGCACGTCAGCTTGAGGCCGGCGTGGCACCCAACGTCGAGCAGATTGACGCGAGTTACTTCTGCTACGACACCGAAGATTTTCAGATCGGTCTGAGCGCTTTCATCGAGAAAGCCAAACCACAATTCAAGGGGAAATAA
- a CDS encoding CaiB/BaiF CoA transferase family protein has translation MGPLTGMRVVELAHIMSGPVCGMMLADMGADVVKVEKVPGGDDSRRFSPIMASGESASFMVVNRNKRGIGLNLKTEGGRDVLRRLLMDADVVTENFRAGTMEKFGLGYETLKTLNPGLIYCAISGYGRSGPFGEKGGFDLIAQGMSGMMSMTGEAGREPVKAGSPVADINSGILAALGICAAYAAKQKTGLGQMVDTSLFEAGLQQMYWPAAAYFADGTILPKMGSANSTSAPYQVFRTADGWINIGAANQANYERLVEALAVPQLEADPRFASNALRMEHRLALVEILNEVLVARTTDEWMVLFDSLGLPAGPVLDIAAALAHPQTEARGMVVETQHPTEGRVRGMGLPIHFSDMDNAAPPSSRHAPLLGEHTREVLKESGYAEDEIDELIRSQAVVALA, from the coding sequence ATGGGACCGCTGACAGGAATGCGCGTGGTAGAACTGGCTCACATCATGTCCGGCCCGGTGTGCGGAATGATGCTGGCCGACATGGGCGCCGACGTGGTGAAGGTCGAGAAAGTCCCGGGCGGTGATGATTCGCGCCGCTTCTCGCCGATCATGGCCAGCGGTGAATCGGCTTCGTTCATGGTGGTGAACCGCAACAAGCGCGGTATCGGCCTGAACCTGAAAACCGAGGGCGGGCGCGACGTATTGCGCCGCCTGTTGATGGACGCCGATGTGGTCACGGAAAACTTCCGTGCCGGCACCATGGAGAAATTCGGCCTGGGCTACGAAACACTGAAAACCCTCAATCCAGGGCTGATCTACTGCGCGATCTCCGGCTACGGCCGCAGTGGCCCGTTCGGCGAGAAAGGCGGCTTCGACCTGATCGCCCAGGGCATGAGCGGCATGATGAGCATGACCGGTGAAGCCGGGCGCGAGCCGGTCAAGGCCGGTTCGCCAGTGGCCGACATCAACTCCGGCATTCTCGCCGCTCTCGGCATCTGCGCGGCGTACGCCGCCAAACAGAAAACCGGCCTCGGCCAGATGGTCGATACCTCGCTGTTCGAAGCCGGCCTGCAACAGATGTACTGGCCGGCTGCGGCATATTTCGCCGACGGCACCATCCTGCCGAAGATGGGTTCGGCCAACTCCACCAGCGCGCCGTATCAGGTGTTCCGCACCGCAGACGGCTGGATCAACATCGGTGCCGCCAACCAGGCTAACTACGAACGGCTGGTCGAGGCGCTCGCCGTGCCACAACTCGAAGCCGACCCACGCTTTGCCAGCAACGCGTTGCGCATGGAGCACCGTCTGGCCTTGGTGGAAATCCTCAACGAAGTCCTGGTCGCGCGCACCACGGATGAATGGATGGTGCTGTTCGACAGCCTCGGCCTGCCTGCCGGGCCGGTCCTCGATATCGCCGCGGCGCTGGCCCATCCGCAAACCGAAGCACGCGGCATGGTCGTCGAGACCCAACACCCGACCGAAGGCCGGGTACGCGGTATGGGCTTGCCGATTCACTTCTCCGACATGGACAACGCCGCGCCGCCGAGCAGTCGGCATGCGCCGCTGCTCGGTGAACACACCCGCGAAGTGCTGAAAGAAAGCGGCTACGCGGAAGATGAAATCGACGAGTTGATTCGAAGCCAGGCCGTGGTGGCACTGGCGTAA
- a CDS encoding TRAP transporter substrate-binding protein, whose protein sequence is MSRILTEAVSRRSFLVSAGVTVGGAFAANLLPSSVFAATKPIVLRYTSSLPDTHPLNIQMKAASLAIKTETNGAVDLQVYANGAMGGDTDMLSQVRAGAVDFIPLPGAILSTLVPAMSIESMPFAFKDYDSVWAALDGKLGEYVRAKTAKVGLIPMEKVWNNGFRQITSSTRPIYTPQDLAGFKLRVLVSPLWTSMFSALGASPTGISINETYSALQTKVVDGQENPLVVVEAARFYEVQKYCSMTDHIWGGFWIVASGKTFPKLPADVQEIVSRQINAAALVQRQQVIDLNASLEPSLTAHGITFNKVDRSLFRTDLQSKGFYTQWKEKYGTEAWSLLEQYAGQLS, encoded by the coding sequence ATGAGCCGTATCTTGACCGAGGCCGTCAGCCGCCGATCATTCCTGGTATCTGCCGGCGTCACCGTCGGCGGTGCCTTCGCCGCCAACCTGCTGCCCTCCAGCGTCTTCGCCGCGACCAAACCCATCGTGTTGCGCTACACCAGCAGCCTGCCCGATACCCATCCACTGAACATCCAGATGAAGGCGGCTTCGCTAGCCATCAAGACCGAAACCAACGGCGCCGTGGACCTGCAGGTGTACGCCAACGGCGCCATGGGCGGCGACACCGACATGCTCTCCCAGGTGCGCGCCGGGGCAGTCGATTTCATTCCGTTGCCAGGCGCGATTCTCTCCACACTGGTGCCGGCCATGTCGATTGAAAGCATGCCGTTCGCGTTCAAGGACTACGACAGTGTCTGGGCCGCGCTGGACGGCAAGCTGGGCGAATACGTACGGGCCAAGACCGCCAAGGTCGGCCTGATCCCGATGGAGAAAGTCTGGAACAACGGCTTCCGCCAGATCACCAGTTCGACGCGGCCGATCTACACGCCGCAAGACCTGGCCGGCTTCAAACTGCGAGTGCTGGTCAGCCCGCTGTGGACCTCCATGTTCAGCGCCCTGGGCGCCTCCCCTACCGGCATCAGCATCAACGAAACCTACTCGGCGTTGCAGACCAAAGTGGTCGACGGCCAGGAAAACCCGCTGGTGGTCGTCGAAGCCGCGCGCTTCTATGAAGTGCAGAAATACTGCTCCATGACCGACCACATCTGGGGCGGTTTCTGGATCGTCGCTTCGGGCAAGACCTTTCCAAAACTGCCGGCGGACGTGCAGGAAATCGTTTCCCGGCAAATCAACGCTGCGGCGCTGGTCCAGCGTCAACAGGTGATCGATCTCAACGCCAGCCTGGAGCCGTCCCTGACCGCCCATGGCATCACCTTCAACAAAGTCGACCGTTCATTGTTCCGCACTGACTTGCAGTCCAAAGGCTTTTACACCCAATGGAAAGAAAAGTACGGCACTGAAGCCTGGAGCTTGCTGGAGCAGTACGCGGGTCAACTGTCCTAA
- a CDS encoding TRAP transporter large permease subunit, translated as MKNEIPMTDVSPAEGLSTRPTTFRLGRALDTGLRWLTEGSAALLVVVEVTLLFCNVFSRYVLNQPIVWGDELASLLFLWLAMLGSVVAMRRGEHMRLTSFIGRLPLEKRAFVDTLGAVIVIAFIGLLFTPAWEYVSDEWIITTAALEIPNAFRVSAIAVGLSLMLMTCVARLLTSARLIDFSVSVAMLASLAALLWVAEGWMLLMGNWNLVIFFMIGVMAMIMIGVPIMVAFGLATVAYLSTMTGTPLTLVVGRMDEGMASLILLAIPLFVFLGALIEAMGMARAMIRFLCSLIGHVRGGLSYVLIGAIYLISGISGSKAADMAAIAPALFPEMKKRGEDENELVAMLNASGAMSETIPPSLVLITIGSVTGVSISALFTGGFMPAVVGAIAMAAVIWWKNRKGNATTGKRASGKEIGHSLLVALPALALPFVIRTAVVEGVATATEVAAIGVAYTFIVGLLCYRCFDWRRLYPILVSTASLSGAILIIIGSATAMAWALTQSGFSHQLAQVMSTVPGGAMGFLIISAVAFILLGSFLEGIPAIVLFGPLLFPIAKDMGINDVHYAMVAIFAMGLGLFAPPFGVGFYAACAIAKVDPSGAMRRVWPYLGALVVALGVLIAVPWISIGFLPTA; from the coding sequence ATGAAAAACGAAATACCAATGACGGATGTTTCTCCCGCTGAAGGACTCAGCACGCGCCCCACCACGTTTCGTCTCGGTCGCGCCTTGGACACCGGGCTGCGCTGGCTGACCGAAGGCAGCGCGGCGTTGCTGGTGGTTGTCGAAGTCACGCTGCTGTTTTGCAATGTGTTCTCGCGCTACGTGCTCAATCAACCCATTGTCTGGGGCGACGAACTGGCCTCGCTGCTGTTTCTCTGGCTGGCGATGCTCGGCTCAGTGGTGGCGATGCGTCGAGGCGAGCACATGCGCCTGACGTCGTTCATCGGACGGCTGCCGCTGGAAAAACGCGCCTTTGTCGACACCTTGGGCGCCGTGATTGTCATCGCGTTCATCGGGTTGCTGTTCACCCCGGCCTGGGAATACGTCAGCGACGAGTGGATCATCACCACCGCCGCCCTTGAAATCCCCAACGCCTTTCGCGTGTCCGCCATCGCGGTCGGTCTGAGCCTGATGCTGATGACCTGCGTCGCGCGTCTGCTGACCAGCGCCCGGTTGATCGACTTCTCGGTGTCGGTGGCGATGTTGGCTTCCCTGGCTGCGTTGTTGTGGGTGGCAGAAGGCTGGATGTTGCTGATGGGTAACTGGAACCTGGTCATTTTCTTCATGATCGGTGTGATGGCGATGATCATGATCGGCGTGCCGATCATGGTGGCGTTCGGCCTGGCCACGGTAGCTTATCTGTCGACCATGACCGGCACACCCTTGACCCTGGTGGTCGGCCGGATGGACGAAGGCATGGCGAGCCTGATTTTGCTGGCCATTCCGTTGTTTGTGTTTTTGGGGGCGCTGATCGAGGCCATGGGCATGGCCCGAGCGATGATCCGCTTCCTCTGTTCGTTGATCGGCCATGTCCGTGGCGGTCTGTCTTATGTGTTGATCGGCGCCATCTACCTGATCTCCGGCATTTCCGGCTCCAAGGCTGCCGACATGGCCGCCATCGCGCCGGCGCTGTTTCCGGAAATGAAGAAGCGCGGTGAGGATGAAAACGAACTGGTGGCGATGCTCAATGCCTCCGGGGCGATGTCGGAAACCATTCCGCCAAGCCTGGTGCTGATCACCATCGGCTCGGTGACCGGCGTGTCGATTTCCGCCCTGTTCACCGGTGGTTTCATGCCGGCGGTGGTGGGTGCAATCGCCATGGCGGCGGTGATCTGGTGGAAAAACCGCAAAGGCAACGCCACCACCGGTAAACGCGCCTCCGGCAAGGAAATCGGCCACTCGCTGCTGGTCGCGTTACCGGCACTGGCCCTGCCCTTCGTGATCCGCACCGCGGTGGTCGAAGGGGTCGCGACCGCCACCGAAGTCGCCGCCATCGGCGTGGCCTACACCTTCATCGTCGGGTTGCTGTGCTACCGCTGCTTTGACTGGCGCCGGTTGTATCCGATCCTGGTCAGCACCGCGTCGCTGTCCGGCGCGATCCTGATCATCATCGGCAGCGCCACCGCCATGGCCTGGGCATTGACCCAGTCGGGCTTCTCGCACCAGTTGGCGCAGGTGATGTCGACGGTGCCGGGGGGCGCGATGGGCTTCCTGATCATCTCCGCCGTGGCGTTCATCCTTCTGGGCAGTTTTCTGGAAGGCATCCCGGCCATCGTGCTGTTCGGGCCGCTGCTGTTTCCGATTGCCAAAGACATGGGCATCAACGACGTGCATTACGCCATGGTCGCGA